A window of bacterium genomic DNA:
TTCTTTGAGAGTAAATTCTTTTTCCCAATCCTTATAGCCATCCATTGATACCCTTATCTTGTAGGGCTTTTCTGGGATTAAGTCATAAAGGATAATGGGTATTGTTCCTTGAAATGTATACGCAAACAAAATTGGTTTTCAAGGGTCAACAACCTCTATTATCTGAAATTTTTTTGACAAGTAAGCTCTCTAATTCTTCTTTATAACTTCCAAAATTCTCAAAGAATTCATGAACTATAGCCTTAAACTTATCAAATCTCTCATAGTATTTGCCTCTTATCACCTTAATTTTGAAGAATTTCCATACCCGCTCAATAAGATTAAGATTAGGAGAATATGGGGGAAGAAATATAGCAGAGGTTCCGTAATTTTTCCTATGGTTTTGAATAGACTGAGGGTAATAAGAAATGTAACACTTCCTCTTATTAAAAAACCTTGTTAATATCTAGTGTGCTGTCCCTTAAATAAGGTATGTTAT
This region includes:
- a CDS encoding PEGA domain-containing protein, with amino-acid sequence MFAYTFQGTIPIILYDLIPEKPYKIRVSMDGYKDWEKEFTLKESIDSLRAELIPLSR
- a CDS encoding transposase, producing MLTRFFNKRKCYISYYPQSIQNHRKNYGTSAIFLPPYSPNLNLIERVWKFFKIKVIRGKYYERFDKFKAIVHEFFENFGSYKEELESLLVKKISDNRGC